One window from the genome of Mastacembelus armatus chromosome 18, fMasArm1.2, whole genome shotgun sequence encodes:
- the LOC113125427 gene encoding ladderlectin-like yields MKMLGVFVLCVCAMMDLTPAADLPEAKDENDQTASSPLVKRTVFRSRYGNRLYHYIPRPMTWAEAERNCQSMGGNLASVHDTHEYHGIQKVIMTASHDYKETWIGGFNAQQNNVWHWSDGTLFHYTNWCPGEPTQSQQHCLQMNYSDQKCWDNLECNRHLPSVCAKKVY; encoded by the exons ATGAAGATGCTCGGtgtctttgtgctttgtgtctgtgcCATGATGGATCTGACTCCAGCTGCAG ATCTTCCAGAAGCAAAGGATGAAAACGATCAAACAG CAAGTAGCCCCCTGGTGAAGAGGACCGTGTTTCGGTCTCGCTACGGGAACCGTTTATACCATTACATTCCAAGACCCATGACTTGGGCTGAAGCTGAG AGAAACTGCCAGTCCATGGGTGGAAACCTGGCATCAGTGCATGACACTCATGAGTATCATGGAATTCAGAAGGTGATAATGACTGCCAGTCATGACTACAAAGAAACATGGATTGGAGGCTTTAATGCACAACAG AACAATGTTTGGCACTGGAGTGATGGCACACTTTTCCACTATACAAACTGGTGTCCTGGAGAGCCGACTCAGAGCCAGCAGCACTGTTTGCAGATGAATTATTCAG ATCAGAAGTGCTGGGATAATCTAGAGTGTAACAGGCATCTTCCATCTGTCTGCGCCAAGAAAGTATATTGA